DNA sequence from the Falco peregrinus isolate bFalPer1 chromosome 16, bFalPer1.pri, whole genome shotgun sequence genome:
GGATGTGCCGCCGGGGTGGGACCTGTGTCCTCGGGATGGGACCCCGGGATGTGCCGCCGGGGGTGGCACCTGTGTCCTCGGGATGGGACCCCGGGACGGGACCTGCGCCCGCGGGATGGGATCCCGGGATGTGCCGCCAGGATGGGACCTGCCCGCCCCGGGATGAGACCTGTATCCTCGGGATGGGGTCCCGGGATGGGACATGGGCCCCCGGGATGTGCCCCCGGGATGGGACCTGCCCGCCTCGGGATGGGACCCCGAGATGTACCCCCAGGGTGGGACCTGTGTCCTCGGGATGGGACCCCGGGATGGGACCTGCGCCCCCGGTATGTGCCTCTGAGTTGTGCCGCCAGGATGGGACCTGCCCGCCCCGGGATGGGACCTGTGTCCTCGGGATGGGACCCCGGGATGTGCCGCTGGGATGGGACTTGCCCCCCTGGAATGGGACCTGTATCCTCGGGATGGGACCTGCACCCCCGGTATGTGCCTCTGAGTTGTGCCTCCAGGATGGGACCTATGCTCCCGGGATGTGCCTCTGGGATGGGACCTGTACCCCCGGGACACACCCCTGGGGTGCACCCTGTGTCCCCAGGATGCACCTCTGGGATGGACCCTCTGTCTCCGGAATGTGCCCCAGGGATGCACCCCTGGTATGTGTCCCAAGGGTATGCCCTCTATCCCGGGGATGCTCCCTGGGGATGCACCCTGTGTCCCCACCGCGAGCCCTAGGACGCACCCTGGGGCGTGCCCAGTGCCTGTGGGATGAGGCCCGTGTGGGATCTGCCCTGGGATGTGCCCTGTGCCCCTGAGCTGTGCTCCGGGATGCACCCTGTGCCCTCTGGGCATCGCTGTGTGCCCCGGGATGTGCCGTGCACCCCCAGGACATGTGTCAGGATGTGCCTGCGCTGCACCGTGCACTGGATGTGTCCCAGGATGTCCCCAGGGTGCACCTTGGGATGCTCCCCAGGATGTCATGTGCCTCAGGATGTGTCCCAGATGCTGTGccacctcagctgtgccccTCCGCGCTCCCAGCTGGTATCACCAGGGTCTTCCCCCCCTGGAGTAGGGTGCATGGGGTACAGCATCGTTGGCGTGGGGGGCTGCGTGCCCCTGGACCCCCCTGTCAGCTCtagggctggctggggctgcaggcagggaggggactgtccccacagccctgctgcagaaaGGGACGTGgctcatcctgctgccagcggagcCTGGGCGGCCCCAGAGGGACCCAACGTGCTGTGGGCGCTCACAGCCACCTCGGGGCTGTTCTCCAGGAGCCACATCTGCCCCACATCCCGGGGGACCGCAGCGGCTCCGCTCCCGCCGACGGGCCTGGGCGCCATGTGCCAGCATGACGGTCACCCCGCAGCCAGCGCCAGCCTCAGCGTCACCCCCGCGGGCGCCGAaggccagggctgccagggcgTTAATCATTGCCAAGGGCAGCCGGGCCGCCGCGGGTGCGAGAAGCCAGGCCGttcccagggctgctctccttTCATCCCCCGCATCCCCCGAGCACCGAGACACAGAGGGAATaggtggcagggcagggtgaggtGGTGGCCCATGGGCTGGGGACATCAGCAGGCTCCGGAGTGCCGAGCGAGGCTGGCGGGAtgctggcaggggggtgggcttGCTCCTGCCACACTTCGGGCTTTCTCAAGTGGGTTTCTTGGTGTCTGTGGTCATGAGGTTGGAGCGATGGAGGATTGTGGGGGTGGGCGCTTTCCCGCAGAGCACAGCTCCCGTGCCACCGGCTCTTGCTTTGCCCGTGAAGCTGTCAGCAATGCCCAGCAAGGAGGGTGTCTCGGGGACCCCCAGCTCCATGGCTGCCCACAGCCAGGgtgaaggagaggagggaggagggaaaagcaCAGGAGCACCATCGCTTTGTGTTCGCTTCAGCCGAAGGAGCCGCCAAAGGGCAGGTTGACATCGCTGGCGCGGGGCGGACGGGGCCTGGCAGGGTGGGCATTGCTGTTTCCCTGCCCCACGCGGGGCGTCGAGGCGCTGCCCCAGTGCCACGGGTTGGGCTGTGATAGGAGCAGCCACATCAGCTGATGGAGACACCTGCTATAAAGCACCCGCCGGCCCGTGGCCGAGACACGAGCGAGCCCACCGTGGCCATGGCGCTGCCCCCCCGcctgctcctggccctgctgctgctggccccggCTCTGCCCGCGCCCCACAAGCGGGGGCTCATCTTCAACTTGGTAAGGGGGACGCTCGCCCCGTCTTTGCCACAGCCGGGGGATGCCCCAAGTGGTGCGATGGGGGGTGCAGCGCATCGGGGGGTTGCAGGGGTCTGCGGCAGCAGCTCCGTGGGGCAGCCCCAAGGGGGTGCAAAATTTACGGGGGCTGCAGAAACGGAGGCAGGCGGGGATGGTGTGCTGGGTTTTCTGGGGCTGAGGGGTCTCGGAGCCAGGGAGAGCAGCTGCGTAAAGGCATGGAAAAGCCTGGAAGTGGGATGAGACTGAAGGGctcagctgcctgtgccagccaggACCCTCTCCCTGGGGGGGTCGCAGggaatggggcaggggggatgctATCCCTGCGGTGTCTCAGCCCTATTCCCAtgagcccagcagaaaacagcgCTTCGGCGGGCGGTATTTTGGGCCAAACCGAGGAAACGCTGCAGGGTGGGAGGCTCAAGCGTGCCCGCAGCGGTACTAAGCCCCAGCCGAAAGGCACAGCTGGTGCCCCACACCCACCCAAGCCCCCCGggcccagggctgggtggggggagggtAAGGGGGGATGGAGAGGGACCGCTGACACCCACCTCGTGGCGCAGGACACCGGGGAGCTGTGCTTGCAGAGCGCCCAGTGCAAGAGCGGCTGCTGCCACCGGACCGGTGGCCTGAGCCTGGCCCGATGCGCACCGAAGGCGGCCGAGTTCCAGGAGTGCTCCCCGAAGGTACGTGCTCCCCTACTCCTGGGGGGGTCCGGGGGCACGTCCCCCATGCTGCACCCTGCCTTGGTTCCCCACAGAGCCTCTATGGCGTCTACTACAAGTGTCCCTGCGAGAGCGGCTTGACCTGCGACACCGATAGGACCATCGTGGGTTCCATCACCAACAGTGACTTCGGCACCTGCAAGGACCCCCGGGCCTTCTACCAGCTGTGGTGAAGAGACCCCCCCCGGGTGCCcccccctgctgctcctgcctccctgcctttccccctccccagggatgCCTGGActgcctgcactgccctggATGCAGGAAGGTCAAGTAAAGAGCATCTGCCGAGCCGCAAGCCGGCCTTTTCACTCGATGCATCATCCCTCCGTGCCAGgatggggcagcagggccagaaGGTCCCAGAAAAAGCTGCAGGGACGCGATGGCTTTAcctatatgtgtgtgtgcgtcaTATGCAATTGTACAGTAAGCTGGGccaggccagcagccagccacgGGGGGAGCTCTGTGTGTGGGGAGTGGTAGCAAagggggtgcaggggaggggaagatgcagcagccccagaatctgagggaggggagggaatcGCAGGGGCCCCTTATGTGGCACCTCCACCAGCATCCCCTAGagcagcttctccagctgtGCGAGGCGGGAGCTTTGGGATTTGGGATGGACCTGGGGCGAGGGGATGCTGGGAGCCCCCAGCAAGGGGGCAAATCCCCTTAACCCTGCCCCTAGgctgcggggggtggggggtgatgCCCAGCTTGGAGCCAGGGTTTTGggcatggggagggggtgcAGCCATGCTGCGGGGggggtgaggaagaggaggcagccgcctggcagagctgggggggcagcaggagccaagTGGGTCGCTGGAGGGGGGATTCTATGTGTTCCTATCCCTGGGGGTAGGACGAGCACCAGGAACCCACAGtgctgctccccaccaccccaagCACCCCACGGTACCTCTGCACTGGGGGGGGGGCCGTGAGGGGGCCATGGGGGGCCAGAGGCCATACCTGGCTGCTGAGGATGCCCTGCaggaaattttctttcctggacAAGGGTGACCAGCAGCTTGAGGACCTGTACCTGCAGAAACACCGGGGACATGGCTAGGAGGGTGGCACAGCCGGGGGGGTCCCCATCGAGGGGGTGACACGGGGGGCAGTGTGGGGACAGAGCACCCCTGCAAGCTGGGCTTGGCAGAGCTGCAAGAGGGGGAAACGCTGACttggattttaattttagatttgTGGTGGGTGGCGAAGCCTTGAGGATCTTGGTCTCCTTGGGGTGGTCCTGGCAGGAGGCCACCAGGTCCATGTCCCCATGGCTGCAGGATGAGGCCTGGGTGAAGGaggagatggggatggggacagggacagcagcccctctgctgcagcagacagGACCCCCCAGGCAGAGGGGGAGGGCACGGGGCAAGGGACACAGGGCAGGGGACACGGGGTCTCAACCTGGCCTCACTGTCTGCACGGCATCCTCAGCCCCACACGCCAGTGGGGAGCACCCTGGAGAGTCTGGCATCACCCAGGTCGTATACTGGGGATACtgggagccctgcctgcccagggccAGCCCCACCCAGGGCTTTGTGTCCTTGGCGTGGGCAGGATGCGGCCGAGgccctggctccagctgtgccagcaccagcagaggGCAGGCATGCCGTGCCCGCAgcctgggacccccccagccctggggacccccagcctCGCAGGGACCCCCCAACCTCAGGGGCAGCTCAGCcttgggggggggaggtgtgtgtgtgaaatgcaCTTTGCCCCTCAGCCCTGACACCCCTTGAGCCCTGCTTTGGGGGTCACCCCCTCACCGGAGGAGGGggatatggggggggggggtggcagtgTGGCCCAACTGTTGGTGTATACGATGGGCATTTTGGGGCGTCCCCATTTTTAGGGTGTCCTTATGTTGGTAGGAGGAGGATGGGAGCACTGGAGGGTGGGATggaggtggctgtgctggggagggggggggcacacaTGaatgccccccccccatctcAGCCCTATATTTACTGGTGAAGCGGCAGCTTTATTTTGGCAGCTCTGGGCTGGTAAATATTGGCTTAAACCGAAAACCAGACGCCTGACTCACGGCGCCTTAACAAACACAGGAAGGGGCCCCCGGCGTGTgtggggtgctgccagccccggggACGGGGCCCCTACCCCAGGGGGGGCCACCCTGAGCTGGGAGGGGGCCTGTGCGCAGAGCATCCTTGTGCCGGCAGATTTTGATGCAGTGAGGACCCCctggggcgggggccggggggggtgggtggcACACACAGGGATGCACCCCCCTCGCTGGGGACATTACTTCACCCTGGGCAATGGAGAGGTGCAAGGATTGGGGTGCCCCTTGCA
Encoded proteins:
- the CLPS gene encoding colipase isoform X4, whose protein sequence is MGLAPLEWDLYPRDGTCTPGCTSGMDPLSPECAPGMHPCCQQCPARRVSRGPPAPWLPTARVKERREEGKAQEHHRFVFASAEGAAKGQVDIAGAGRTGPGRHPPARGRDTSEPTVAMALPPRLLLALLLLAPALPAPHKRGLIFNLDTGELCLQSAQCKSGCCHRTGGLSLARCAPKAAEFQECSPKSLYGVYYKCPCESGLTCDTDRTIVGSITNSDFGTCKDPRAFYQLW
- the CLPS gene encoding colipase isoform X1, with the protein product MGPAPPVCASELCLQDGTYAPGMCLWDGTCTPGTHPWGAPCVPRMHLWDGPSVSGMCPRDAPLSTAPVPPALALPVKLSAMPSKEGVSGTPSSMAAHSQGEGEEGGGKSTGAPSLCVRFSRRSRQREQPHQLMETPAIKHPPARGRDTSEPTVAMALPPRLLLALLLLAPALPAPHKRGLIFNLDTGELCLQSAQCKSGCCHRTGGLSLARCAPKAAEFQECSPKSLYGVYYKCPCESGLTCDTDRTIVGSITNSDFGTCKDPRAFYQLW
- the CLPS gene encoding colipase isoform X6, whose protein sequence is MGPAPPVCASELCLQDGTYAPGMCLWDGTCTPGTHPWGAPCVPRMHLWDGPSVSGMCPRDAPLEQPHQLMETPAIKHPPARGRDTSEPTVAMALPPRLLLALLLLAPALPAPHKRGLIFNLDTGELCLQSAQCKSGCCHRTGGLSLARCAPKAAEFQECSPKSLYGVYYKCPCESGLTCDTDRTIVGSITNSDFGTCKDPRAFYQLW
- the CLPS gene encoding colipase isoform X7 — translated: MGPAPPVCASELCLQDGTYAPGMCLWDGTCTPGTHPWGAPCVPRMHLWDGPSVSGMCPRDAPLHPPARGRDTSEPTVAMALPPRLLLALLLLAPALPAPHKRGLIFNLDTGELCLQSAQCKSGCCHRTGGLSLARCAPKAAEFQECSPKSLYGVYYKCPCESGLTCDTDRTIVGSITNSDFGTCKDPRAFYQLW
- the CLPS gene encoding colipase isoform X3; this encodes MGPAPPVCASELCLQDGTYAPGMCLWDGTCTPGTHPWGAPCVPRMHLWDGPSVSGMCPRDAPLLSAMPSKEGVSGTPSSMAAHSQGEGEEGGGKSTGAPSLCVRFSRRSRQREQPHQLMETPAIKHPPARGRDTSEPTVAMALPPRLLLALLLLAPALPAPHKRGLIFNLDTGELCLQSAQCKSGCCHRTGGLSLARCAPKAAEFQECSPKSLYGVYYKCPCESGLTCDTDRTIVGSITNSDFGTCKDPRAFYQLW
- the CLPS gene encoding colipase isoform X2 → MGPMLPGCASGMGPVPPGHTPGVHPVSPGCTSGMDPLSPECAPGMHPCCQQCPARRVSRGPPAPWLPTARVKERREEGKAQEHHRFVFASAEGAAKGQVDIAGAGRTGPGRHPPARGRDTSEPTVAMALPPRLLLALLLLAPALPAPHKRGLIFNLDTGELCLQSAQCKSGCCHRTGGLSLARCAPKAAEFQECSPKSLYGVYYKCPCESGLTCDTDRTIVGSITNSDFGTCKDPRAFYQLW
- the CLPS gene encoding colipase isoform X5, which produces MRLERWRIVGVGAFPQSTAPVPPALALPVKLSAMPSKEGVSGTPSSMAAHSQGEGEEGGGKSTGAPSLCVRFSRRSRQREQPHQLMETPAIKHPPARGRDTSEPTVAMALPPRLLLALLLLAPALPAPHKRGLIFNLDTGELCLQSAQCKSGCCHRTGGLSLARCAPKAAEFQECSPKSLYGVYYKCPCESGLTCDTDRTIVGSITNSDFGTCKDPRAFYQLW